One Acropora palmata chromosome 2, jaAcrPala1.3, whole genome shotgun sequence genomic window carries:
- the LOC141874238 gene encoding octopamine receptor beta-2R-like yields the protein MPGDQSAECRAVYNKCYEYDQANNVTKPDFDHGCWKLFLDLCVSQSSEACPRTPTAQIVPLIAVAVLSVAANSLVCVVFVLYRQLRLIRHYFVINLAIADIVIAAILIPLYVAAQLTGKDNVIILSQSQLILDIFCGTASMLCLAAISLERYVAVKYSLHYHSIVTHRKAFLCMVFIWVYSVVVSCASFLSLIKKPEERKDKGCLFAGPKYATFVTFASFVLPVAVMVFAYWNIFQVAQVHARRINSMQLTPSDPAGSLQSKRVIRRELKGAKTLTIIMGTHFICWCPLFVFFLVYTYCESCRGNTIRVVNYIILLLRHCNSLTNPLIYSGINKQFRAGIKRFLFRRNDCLEEMQNTAGSKA from the coding sequence ATGCCGGGTGATCAAAGCGCCGAATGTCGAGCTGTCTACAACAAGTGTTACGAGTATGATCAAGCAAACAATGTCACCAAACCTGATTTTGATCATGGTTGCTGGAAGCTTTTCCTCGACCTGTGCGTGTCGCAATCGTCAGAGGCTTGCCCGAGAACACCCACGGCCCAAATTGTACCCCTCATTGCAGTGGCAGTTTTGTCTGTGGCGGCGAACTCCCTGGTTTGCGTTGTTTTTGTGCTGTACAGACAACTCCGGTTAATCAGGCACTATTTTGTTATTAACCTGGCCATCGCTGATATTGTAATAGCGGCCATACTGATACCGCTTTATGTCGCTGCCCAGTTGACGGGGAAGGACAACGTCATCATTCTCTCTCAATCCCAGTTAATATTGGACATCTTTTGTGGCACAGCGTCGATGCTCTGCCTCGCTGCGATCAGCTTGGAACGTTATGTTGCAGTTAAGTACTCGCTTCATTACCATTCAATAGTCACTCACCGCAAGGCTTTCCTTTGCATGGTGTTTATCTGGGTATACTCGGTCGTCGTTTCGTGCGCCTCGTTTCTGTCGCTGATAAAAAAACCCGAGGAAAGGAAAGATAAAGGGTGCCTTTTTGCTGGGCCAAAGTACGCGACATTTGTCACCTTCgcaagttttgttttgccagTTGCGGTCATGGTCTTCGCCTACTGGAACATCTTTCAAGTAGCTCAAGTTCACGCACGGAGAATAAACTCGATGCAATTGACGCCAAGCGATCCAGCGGGATCCTTGCAGTCAAAGCGTGTGATCAGGCGGGAACTGAAAGGAGCCAAGACTTTGACCATCATCATGGGAACTCATTTCATTTGCTGGTGTCctctgtttgttttctttctggtTTACACGTATTGTGAATCGTGTCGAGGAAACACAATAAGAGTTGTGAACTATATCATACTTCTCCTGCGACACTGCAATTCATTAACAAATCCTTTGATTTATAGTGGAATTAACAAGCAGTTTCGTGCCGGCATCAAGCGTTTTCTATTTCGTCGAAACGATTGTCTTGAAGAAATGCAAAACACAGCTGGTTCGaaagcatga